One Osmerus eperlanus chromosome 24, fOsmEpe2.1, whole genome shotgun sequence DNA window includes the following coding sequences:
- the LOC134011380 gene encoding putative nuclease HARBI1, giving the protein MKAQNCVFLSALTMACPFVRDVVDEEALVLRRAFRRERVFRDRLDPLAFPDDHLYERYRFSADGIRYLCRLLGPRIKHRTARSHALSVEQMVCVALRFFASGAFLYSVGDAEQLNKATICRTIRSVCLAIKALADVFISFPGHRRLCDIKEEFYRIAGFPNVIGAVDCTHIRIKAPSGAHEADFVNRKSFHSINVQMVCNADCVISNVVAKWPGSVHDSRIFRASEIYQCLSQGEFSGVLLGDRGYGCQPFLLTPFTDPQEAQQAYNHAHARTRARVEMTFGLLKARFHCLHKLRVSPVRACDITVACAVLHNVACLRKERAPRVPPAMDWDNPAIFPDDDSGRLLRDQYVLNYFS; this is encoded by the exons atgaaggcccaaaattgtgtgttcctttctgctctgacaatggcatgcccattcgtgcgagatgtggtggatgaagaagcacttgtgctgaggagagccttcaggcgagaaagggtcttcagggaccggttggacccactggccttccctgatgaccatctatatgaaagatacaggttttctgcagatggcatcaggtatctatgcagactactgggtcccaggattaagcaccgcactgcacggagccatgcactgagtgtggagcaaatggtttgtgtggccttgcgcttttttgctagtggagccttcctgtactcagtgggggatgcagaacagctgaacaaggccacaatttgccgcacaataaggagtgtgtgtctggctatcaaagcattagcagatgtcttcatctccttccctggccacagaagactctgtgacatcaaagaggagttctataggattgcag gtttccccaatgtcattggtgcagtggactgcacacacataaggataaaagccccctcaggtgcccatgaggccgattttgtgaataggaaatcctttcacagcattaatgttcag atggtctgcaatgctgactgtgtgatcagcaatgttgtggcaaaatggcctggctcagtccatgactccagaatctttcgggcctctgaaatctatcagtgcctatcacaag gtgaattctctggtgtgttgctgggagacagggggtatggctgccagccttttctcctgacacctttcacagacccccaggaagcacagcaggcctacaaccatgcccatgccaggaccagggccagagttgaaatgacctttggcctcctgaaggcacgctttcactgccttcacaaattaagggtcagccctgttagggcatgtgatattactgtggcttgtgctgtcctccacaatgtggcctgcctgaggaaggagagggcccccagagtgccaccagccatggactgggacaatccggcaatcttccctgatgacgacagtggtcggctgctgagggaccaatatgtgttgaattattttagttag